Proteins encoded by one window of uncultured Draconibacterium sp.:
- a CDS encoding sigma-70 family RNA polymerase sigma factor yields the protein MKTSKNENKTKEHMVAKDFKTNVLPVSKKLLRFATHFLHDEDEARDVVQDVFLKLWQRKETLEEIENIEAFAMRMTRNRCLDVIRANKTVPIDEDTDRRLKAKTIDVHSKVELGESARQIKKLIGQLPELQQNIMHMRDIEQLSYDEIEEATGLQRNAIRVNLSRARKKVRDEYLKINRNDGNTRNTTITAKLL from the coding sequence TTGAAAACAAGCAAAAACGAAAACAAAACAAAGGAGCACATGGTTGCTAAAGATTTTAAAACAAATGTACTGCCGGTAAGTAAAAAGTTGCTTCGCTTTGCAACGCACTTTTTACACGACGAAGACGAGGCGCGGGATGTGGTGCAGGATGTGTTCCTGAAATTGTGGCAACGAAAGGAAACGCTTGAAGAAATTGAAAACATTGAGGCTTTTGCCATGCGAATGACACGGAACCGTTGCCTTGATGTGATAAGAGCAAACAAAACAGTTCCGATTGATGAAGACACCGACCGAAGATTAAAGGCGAAAACGATAGACGTTCATTCAAAAGTTGAGTTAGGCGAATCGGCCAGGCAAATTAAAAAGCTGATAGGGCAACTGCCCGAATTGCAGCAAAACATAATGCACATGCGAGACATTGAACAGCTCTCGTATGACGAGATTGAAGAGGCCACCGGACTTCAACGAAATGCGATAAGGGTAAACCTTTCGAGAGCACGAAAAAAAGTGCGCGATGAATATTTAAAGATCAATAGAAATGATGGAAACACAAGAAATACTACGATTACTGCAAAACTACTTTGA
- a CDS encoding 3-methyl-2-oxobutanoate dehydrogenase subunit VorB — translation MGELRLMKGNEVLAEAAIRCGCDGYFGYPITPQSEVMETLMARQPWNETGMTVLQAESEVASINMVYGAAATGKKVMTSSSSPGISLMAEGISYIAGAELPCLIVNVQRGGPGLGTIQPSQADYFQSVKGGGHGDYKMIVLAPASVQEMNDFVDLGFELAFKYRNPAMILADGAIGQMMEKVELADQKPRWTNEEIEKMSGDWATLGKPKSRKKNIVTSLEMDSDKMEDNNRRFQEKYQKMEEEEVRYEAIQCDDAEFVIVAFGTSARVCQKAVEIARAKGLKVGLLRPITLFPFPKKAIQELARKAKGFLSVEMSAGQMVEDIKLSVYEAGSNARVNHFGRMGGIIPTPDEVVETLEEKFSWELSYGVKRSY, via the coding sequence ATGGGAGAATTAAGATTAATGAAAGGAAACGAGGTGTTGGCCGAGGCTGCCATCCGCTGCGGATGCGACGGTTATTTTGGCTATCCCATAACACCTCAGTCGGAAGTGATGGAAACATTGATGGCTCGTCAGCCCTGGAATGAAACAGGAATGACTGTGTTACAAGCTGAAAGTGAAGTTGCTTCGATAAACATGGTTTATGGTGCTGCGGCCACCGGTAAAAAGGTAATGACTTCTTCATCAAGCCCGGGCATCAGCCTTATGGCCGAAGGGATTTCGTACATTGCCGGAGCAGAGCTGCCTTGTTTAATTGTTAACGTACAACGCGGCGGACCGGGTTTGGGAACCATCCAGCCATCGCAAGCAGATTATTTCCAAAGTGTAAAAGGTGGTGGCCATGGCGATTATAAAATGATTGTGTTGGCACCGGCATCGGTTCAGGAAATGAACGACTTTGTTGATCTGGGATTCGAGCTGGCTTTTAAATACCGAAATCCGGCAATGATCTTGGCCGATGGTGCTATTGGTCAGATGATGGAAAAGGTTGAACTGGCAGATCAAAAACCACGTTGGACAAATGAAGAAATTGAAAAAATGAGTGGCGATTGGGCAACTTTAGGAAAGCCAAAGAGCCGCAAAAAGAATATTGTTACTTCGCTGGAAATGGATTCGGATAAGATGGAAGATAACAACCGCCGGTTCCAGGAGAAGTACCAAAAAATGGAAGAGGAGGAAGTACGCTACGAAGCAATTCAATGTGACGATGCAGAATTTGTAATTGTTGCATTTGGAACTTCTGCACGTGTTTGCCAAAAAGCAGTGGAAATTGCCCGCGCTAAAGGATTGAAAGTAGGTTTACTTCGTCCGATTACCTTGTTCCCGTTTCCTAAAAAGGCAATACAGGAACTGGCACGCAAAGCCAAAGGATTCCTTTCGGTTGAAATGAGTGCCGGACAAATGGTGGAAGACATCAAACTGTCGGTATACGAGGCAGGAAGCAATGCGCGTGTAAATCATTTCGGACGAATGGGAGGAATTATTCCAACACCCGATGAGGTTGTTGAGACATTGGAAGAAAAATTTTCATGGGAGTTGAGTTATGGAGTTAAACGTAGTTACTAA
- a CDS encoding helix-turn-helix domain-containing protein, translating to MPNLNTAEKNFLSQITQLVEENISNEQFGVSELADAVGMSRSNLLRKIKKITDLSASQFIRNVRLKYATELLQEGSYTVSEVSYKVGFGSPSYFIKCFRELYGYPPGEMRMHEEPEEQEEQEVENEPELQAPTPKKKFPVLLISLFAIIAIAAVLYVLLQPKSGNSKKVKSIAVLPFLNDSNDTTNVYIINGLMEATLNNLQQIKDLRVISRTSVEQYRDNPKSSPEIAKELNATYLIEGSGQKIGDQILLNIQLIEAKTDKHLWSQQYRRDTEDIFTLQADVAKSIAEQIEAIVTPEEIQRIEKAPTNNLVAYDLFLKGYDLLGKPTEENLKAAIPYFKQAIQHDEEFARSYAAIAIAFYLLDQNKTDKEFADSINYYADQALFHNSKLPQSLTAKALFYMEHSEYELALPYLEKALEISPNSDVVLIFLVELYVNYLPNTEKYLEYALKGLEIDIVATYDSSAASYSYMHISNAFIQSGFVDEAEKYIDISLEYLPENLYSQYVKAYIDYAKNQDLNQLNKSLLATFEKDKTRLDVLQEVAKSYYYLRDFETAAVYYKAFVEAREMYNLEIYRSENGKIGVTFDKVGEQGLSDKYFEQYRTWAENDPSIYSNFSLAFYNSYKGNTDKAIDYLKAFTKQDNFHYWTILFTPIDPMMDNLRKNPEYKKVFREIEDKFNANHIRVKKSLQEKGLL from the coding sequence CGAATCTTAACACCGCAGAAAAAAATTTTCTAAGCCAGATAACTCAACTTGTTGAAGAGAACATTTCCAACGAGCAATTCGGTGTTTCGGAACTAGCAGATGCCGTTGGTATGAGCCGCTCGAACCTGTTACGAAAAATCAAAAAAATAACGGATTTATCCGCCAGCCAGTTTATTCGCAACGTGCGTTTAAAATATGCCACCGAATTACTTCAGGAAGGATCGTACACCGTTTCGGAAGTGTCGTACAAAGTTGGTTTTGGCAGCCCCTCCTACTTCATTAAATGTTTCCGTGAGCTTTATGGTTACCCTCCCGGAGAAATGAGAATGCACGAAGAGCCGGAAGAGCAAGAAGAACAGGAAGTGGAAAATGAACCGGAGTTGCAAGCTCCCACTCCGAAAAAGAAGTTTCCGGTTCTGCTGATTTCCCTCTTTGCGATAATTGCAATTGCAGCCGTTTTGTACGTTCTGTTACAACCCAAATCGGGGAACAGTAAAAAAGTGAAATCGATTGCTGTACTTCCATTTTTGAACGACAGCAACGACACCACCAACGTTTATATCATTAACGGACTGATGGAGGCGACACTGAACAACCTACAACAAATAAAGGACCTGCGGGTAATCAGTCGCACTTCGGTTGAGCAGTATCGCGACAATCCTAAATCGTCGCCGGAGATTGCTAAGGAACTAAATGCCACCTACCTTATTGAAGGCAGCGGGCAGAAAATTGGTGACCAGATTCTGCTCAATATACAGTTGATAGAAGCTAAAACCGATAAACATTTGTGGAGCCAGCAATACCGCCGCGATACTGAAGACATTTTTACACTGCAGGCCGATGTGGCAAAAAGTATTGCCGAACAAATTGAAGCGATTGTTACGCCTGAAGAAATTCAACGTATAGAAAAAGCACCAACCAACAACCTGGTGGCTTACGACCTGTTTTTAAAGGGTTATGATTTGCTTGGCAAACCAACCGAAGAAAACCTGAAAGCAGCCATTCCTTATTTCAAGCAAGCCATCCAACACGACGAAGAATTTGCCCGTTCTTATGCCGCTATTGCTATTGCTTTCTATCTTTTAGACCAGAATAAAACGGATAAAGAGTTTGCCGACTCGATAAATTATTATGCTGACCAGGCCCTTTTTCACAACTCGAAATTGCCACAGAGTTTAACAGCCAAAGCGCTTTTTTATATGGAGCACAGCGAATATGAACTGGCTCTTCCTTATCTAGAAAAGGCCTTGGAGATCAGCCCCAACTCTGATGTGGTTCTAATCTTTCTGGTTGAATTGTATGTGAATTATTTACCGAATACCGAGAAATACCTCGAGTATGCGTTAAAGGGGCTTGAAATTGATATTGTTGCGACCTACGATTCATCGGCAGCAAGTTACAGTTACATGCACATCAGTAATGCATTTATTCAATCGGGCTTTGTTGATGAAGCTGAAAAATACATCGATATTTCACTTGAATACCTTCCCGAAAACCTATACTCGCAATACGTAAAAGCATATATCGATTATGCGAAGAATCAAGATCTGAACCAGCTAAACAAGTCATTGTTGGCTACTTTTGAAAAAGACAAAACCCGTCTCGATGTATTGCAGGAAGTGGCAAAATCATACTATTACCTGCGCGATTTTGAAACAGCGGCGGTCTATTACAAAGCATTTGTTGAAGCTCGTGAAATGTACAATCTCGAAATTTACCGATCGGAAAACGGCAAAATAGGTGTGACTTTTGATAAAGTGGGCGAGCAGGGATTGTCTGATAAATATTTTGAGCAGTACAGAACATGGGCAGAAAATGATCCATCCATTTACAGCAATTTTTCGCTGGCATTTTATAACTCTTACAAGGGAAATACAGACAAGGCAATCGACTATTTAAAAGCATTCACAAAGCAGGATAACTTTCATTACTGGACGATTTTGTTTACACCTATCGATCCAATGATGGATAATCTGCGGAAAAATCCGGAATATAAAAAGGTATTCCGTGAAATTGAAGATAAATTCAATGCGAATCACATTCGAGTAAAAAAATCGCTACAGGAAAAAGGACTATTGTAG
- a CDS encoding thiamine pyrophosphate-dependent enzyme produces MDIKEIIKPENLVYQKSEVLNDDIMHYCPGCSHGVVHKIMAELIEEMGLQEKTVGIAPVGCAVFAYNYIDIDWQEAAHGRAPAVATGVARVNPDNFVFTYQGDGDLASIGAAEIMHACNRGENILVVFINNGIYGMTGGQMAPTTLEGMVTSTTPTGRNVDLNGYPMKITNLIAQLPGTSYVTRQAVHTAATARKCKRSLKKAIQNVLDKKGTSFVEVVSTCNSGWKMSPVEANNWMEENMIPYYPLGDLKDSVKGEHSDN; encoded by the coding sequence ATGGATATTAAAGAAATAATTAAACCGGAAAATCTGGTTTATCAGAAGTCGGAAGTACTGAACGACGATATTATGCACTACTGCCCGGGATGTTCTCATGGTGTGGTTCATAAAATTATGGCTGAATTGATTGAGGAAATGGGCCTTCAGGAAAAAACTGTTGGTATTGCACCGGTAGGTTGTGCCGTTTTCGCTTACAATTATATCGATATCGATTGGCAGGAAGCTGCTCACGGTCGTGCACCGGCAGTGGCAACAGGAGTTGCCCGCGTAAATCCGGATAATTTTGTTTTTACTTACCAGGGCGATGGCGACCTTGCATCGATTGGGGCAGCAGAAATAATGCATGCTTGTAACCGCGGAGAGAATATTCTAGTGGTATTTATTAATAATGGAATTTACGGAATGACCGGTGGACAGATGGCGCCAACAACACTGGAAGGAATGGTAACATCTACTACGCCAACCGGACGTAATGTTGATTTGAACGGTTATCCGATGAAGATCACCAATCTGATCGCTCAGTTGCCCGGAACCTCGTATGTAACACGTCAGGCGGTGCACACTGCAGCTACGGCCCGCAAATGCAAACGATCGCTGAAAAAAGCGATTCAGAATGTGCTGGATAAAAAAGGAACTTCCTTTGTTGAGGTGGTTTCAACCTGTAACTCGGGTTGGAAAATGAGCCCTGTGGAAGCCAATAACTGGATGGAGGAAAATATGATTCCTTATTATCCGTTGGGTGATTTGAAAGACAGTGTAAAAGGTGAACATTCGGATAATTAA
- a CDS encoding DUF4252 domain-containing protein, which produces MKKLLLILAVLLPMAVLAQKSPVDKLFEKYANQKGMTTVNISGKLLGFAAQIETGDKDTQELLSGLNGVRILSVEDDALNEKLDFYKELSDDGFFKNNDFEVLMEVTEDDEVVRFLARDAGNGKISDLILVVGGDDNALISISGIIDPENIGKITKAVNVDVGDFE; this is translated from the coding sequence ATGAAAAAGTTATTATTGATTTTAGCAGTTCTATTGCCCATGGCAGTGCTTGCACAAAAAAGCCCGGTTGACAAGTTATTCGAAAAGTATGCCAACCAAAAGGGAATGACCACCGTAAATATTTCAGGTAAATTACTGGGATTTGCTGCCCAGATTGAAACAGGCGACAAAGACACGCAGGAATTGTTATCAGGATTAAACGGTGTACGCATTTTATCTGTAGAAGATGACGCTTTAAATGAAAAGCTTGACTTTTATAAAGAACTTAGCGACGATGGTTTTTTCAAAAACAACGATTTTGAAGTGTTGATGGAAGTAACCGAAGACGATGAAGTTGTTCGTTTCCTTGCACGTGATGCCGGTAACGGAAAAATATCAGACCTGATTCTTGTAGTTGGAGGGGATGACAACGCATTAATTAGCATTAGCGGAATAATCGATCCGGAAAATATTGGTAAAATCACTAAAGCCGTTAATGTTGATGTAGGTGATTTTGAATAA
- a CDS encoding Nif3-like dinuclear metal center hexameric protein, producing MKNILLLLFLIPLCSFGQNKLTPQAVVNMMKENVTCDWAETTVDVFKVGDPDTEIKGIAVCMFADMRTLQKAVEMNCNFIITHEPIFYNHLDETDAYANDPVYTEKRKFIEDYKLVVFRFHDHIHMTKPDGIYAGMINKLGWQDFAVNDAGTLYKMPEKKLSDFALELKDQLGMQTVRVIGNPEMKFTKVGLAVGAPGGARQIQMLNMPEVEVMVAGEASEWETYLYANDAATLGKNKAVIFLGHIKSEEAGMDYCAQWLKGFVKDVPVHFIENEANFMTF from the coding sequence ATGAAAAACATTTTGTTATTACTATTCTTAATCCCACTTTGTTCGTTTGGGCAAAACAAACTCACCCCTCAGGCAGTGGTAAATATGATGAAAGAAAACGTTACCTGCGATTGGGCTGAAACGACTGTTGATGTTTTTAAGGTTGGCGATCCCGACACAGAAATTAAAGGTATTGCAGTTTGTATGTTTGCCGATATGCGCACACTGCAAAAGGCGGTTGAAATGAACTGCAACTTTATAATTACCCACGAACCTATTTTTTACAATCACCTGGATGAAACCGATGCCTATGCAAACGACCCGGTTTATACTGAAAAGCGAAAATTTATTGAAGATTACAAATTAGTTGTATTCCGGTTTCACGATCATATTCACATGACTAAACCCGATGGTATTTATGCTGGAATGATTAACAAACTGGGATGGCAGGATTTTGCTGTTAACGATGCCGGTACACTTTATAAAATGCCGGAGAAAAAACTATCAGACTTTGCGCTTGAGTTAAAAGATCAATTGGGAATGCAAACTGTACGTGTAATTGGCAATCCTGAAATGAAATTCACAAAAGTGGGGCTGGCAGTTGGAGCTCCCGGTGGTGCCCGCCAAATACAAATGCTGAATATGCCAGAGGTTGAGGTAATGGTAGCCGGCGAAGCCAGCGAATGGGAAACCTACCTTTATGCGAACGATGCAGCTACATTGGGAAAAAACAAAGCTGTAATCTTTCTGGGGCATATAAAATCTGAAGAAGCCGGAATGGATTACTGTGCACAGTGGCTGAAAGGTTTCGTAAAAGATGTGCCTGTTCATTTTATTGAGAATGAGGCTAACTTTATGACCTTTTAA
- a CDS encoding 2-oxoacid:acceptor oxidoreductase family protein encodes MTEEMIIAGFGGQGVLSMGKILAYSGIMEDKEVTWFPSYGPEMRGGTANVTVIVSDTRISSPILQEFDTAIILNQQSMDKFEKAVKPGGTLLYDPNGVINPPTRTDINIFKVEATKTAVEMGNPKVFNMIVFGSYLKVRPILSLDNVEKGLEKSLPERYHKLIPLNLEAIKKGQEIVDDVQLV; translated from the coding sequence ATGACAGAAGAAATGATAATTGCCGGATTTGGAGGACAAGGTGTTCTTTCGATGGGTAAAATTCTTGCTTACTCGGGTATTATGGAAGACAAGGAAGTAACCTGGTTCCCGTCGTACGGTCCTGAAATGCGGGGTGGTACTGCCAACGTTACAGTAATTGTTAGCGATACCCGCATTAGTTCGCCGATTTTGCAGGAGTTTGATACTGCCATTATTCTGAATCAACAGAGTATGGACAAATTCGAAAAAGCGGTGAAACCAGGTGGTACTTTGTTATACGATCCTAACGGAGTGATAAATCCGCCAACACGTACTGATATCAACATTTTTAAAGTGGAAGCCACAAAAACAGCTGTTGAGATGGGAAATCCAAAAGTGTTTAACATGATTGTTTTTGGAAGTTACCTGAAAGTACGACCAATTCTTTCGTTGGATAACGTGGAAAAAGGTTTGGAAAAATCACTTCCGGAACGTTACCATAAATTAATTCCACTAAACTTGGAGGCCATTAAAAAAGGCCAGGAGATTGTGGATGATGTACAATTGGTTTAA
- a CDS encoding 4Fe-4S binding protein: MAKVKGAVVVDKEGCKGCSLCVEACPHDVLALHKEVNSKGYHYSYMSNPDVCIGCANCGVVCPDTCITIYRVKAS; this comes from the coding sequence ATGGCAAAAGTAAAAGGAGCAGTTGTTGTTGATAAGGAAGGCTGCAAAGGCTGCAGTCTTTGTGTGGAAGCTTGTCCGCACGATGTATTAGCATTGCACAAAGAGGTAAACAGCAAAGGGTATCATTATTCGTACATGAGCAACCCCGATGTTTGTATTGGATGCGCCAATTGCGGTGTTGTTTGCCCGGATACTTGCATAACGATTTATCGTGTAAAAGCAAGCTAG
- a CDS encoding M3 family metallopeptidase: MKKLLFFIFILGFGIISCQTQKKESTSNMDNPFFKEWNTPFGVPPFDEIKVEHYVPAVKEGIKQQEAEIEAIVNNSEAPTFENTILAFDKSGALLSKVSGVFGPLSSADTNDEMQAVARELSPLRTAHRNNIAMNAGLFERIKVVYDKRNELNFDQEQMRVVEKYYEDFVRGGANLSAEDQEKLKEINIQLSDLYLQFGENLLAETNKNYKLVIDNEEDLAGLPEDVIARAANAAEKAGEAGKWVFTMAKPSWIPFLTFSEKRDLREEIYRAYFMRGDNDNENDNKEIIKQIVPLRDQKAKLLGFENFAAYKADVNMAKTPEAITDFLMELWEPALEMAKQDVKDMQKIVDQEGGDFKLQSWDWWYYSEKLRKAKFDLDEAEVKPYFSLDNAKNGIFYVANQLYGLQFVERDDLPTYHEEAEAYEVQEADGSHLGVLYMDFHPRDGKRVGAWSTSFRPASYVDGKRVSRIGSIVMNFTRPAGDSPALLSFDEVSTLFHEFGHALHGLFADGPYDRTAGSVPRDFVELPSQIMENWAAEPEVMKVYAKHYQTGETIPDELLAKLLKAGTFNQGFITGEYVAAALLDMDYHTTENPNIADVNEFEKESMDAIGLIPEFIPRYRSTYFSHIFSSDGYSAGYYVYIWAAVLDTDAFDAFKQSGDIFNPEYAAKFRTLLEKCGSDDGMTIYRNFRGQDPSKEPLLRKRGLL, from the coding sequence ATGAAGAAACTGCTATTTTTTATTTTTATTCTGGGGTTTGGGATCATATCGTGCCAAACACAGAAAAAGGAAAGTACAAGTAACATGGACAACCCGTTTTTTAAGGAATGGAATACCCCATTTGGTGTTCCTCCGTTTGATGAAATTAAAGTAGAGCATTATGTGCCTGCTGTTAAAGAAGGAATTAAACAACAAGAAGCCGAAATTGAGGCTATTGTTAATAATTCTGAAGCACCGACTTTTGAAAACACAATTTTGGCATTCGACAAATCGGGTGCTTTATTGAGTAAAGTGAGTGGTGTTTTCGGACCACTTAGTAGTGCCGATACTAACGACGAAATGCAGGCTGTAGCACGCGAACTATCGCCATTGAGAACAGCTCACCGTAACAATATCGCAATGAACGCCGGTTTGTTCGAGCGCATTAAAGTGGTTTACGATAAACGCAATGAATTGAATTTTGACCAGGAACAAATGCGTGTGGTTGAAAAATATTACGAAGATTTTGTTCGTGGTGGTGCCAATCTTTCGGCTGAGGACCAGGAAAAACTGAAAGAGATAAATATTCAACTATCAGATCTTTATCTTCAGTTTGGCGAGAATTTGTTGGCCGAAACAAATAAAAATTACAAACTGGTTATTGATAATGAAGAAGACCTTGCCGGTTTACCGGAAGATGTAATTGCACGTGCCGCCAACGCTGCCGAAAAAGCTGGAGAAGCCGGGAAATGGGTATTTACGATGGCAAAACCAAGCTGGATTCCTTTTCTAACTTTTTCTGAAAAACGCGATTTAAGAGAAGAAATTTACCGTGCTTATTTTATGCGTGGCGACAACGACAATGAGAACGACAATAAAGAGATTATTAAACAGATCGTTCCGTTACGCGACCAGAAAGCGAAACTGTTAGGTTTCGAGAATTTTGCAGCTTACAAAGCCGACGTAAACATGGCTAAAACGCCTGAAGCGATTACTGATTTTCTGATGGAATTGTGGGAGCCAGCTTTAGAAATGGCCAAGCAAGATGTTAAAGACATGCAAAAGATCGTTGATCAGGAAGGTGGCGATTTTAAATTGCAGTCGTGGGACTGGTGGTATTATTCAGAAAAACTGCGTAAAGCAAAATTCGATTTGGATGAAGCAGAAGTAAAACCATATTTCAGTTTGGATAATGCTAAAAACGGAATTTTTTATGTGGCCAACCAATTATATGGATTACAATTTGTAGAGCGTGATGATTTGCCTACCTACCACGAAGAAGCAGAAGCATATGAAGTGCAGGAAGCCGATGGGTCGCATCTTGGTGTATTGTATATGGATTTCCATCCGCGCGATGGTAAAAGGGTAGGAGCATGGTCAACCAGTTTCCGTCCGGCATCGTATGTTGATGGCAAACGTGTTTCGCGCATTGGCTCAATCGTAATGAATTTTACCCGTCCGGCTGGCGATAGCCCGGCATTGTTAAGTTTTGATGAGGTAAGTACTTTATTTCACGAATTTGGTCATGCTTTGCACGGATTATTCGCTGACGGACCTTACGACAGAACAGCCGGTAGCGTACCTCGCGATTTTGTTGAGCTGCCATCGCAAATTATGGAAAACTGGGCGGCCGAGCCTGAGGTAATGAAAGTTTATGCCAAGCATTATCAAACCGGAGAGACTATTCCTGATGAGTTGTTGGCAAAACTGCTAAAAGCCGGAACATTCAACCAGGGATTTATTACCGGTGAATATGTAGCTGCGGCATTGTTGGATATGGATTACCATACTACTGAAAATCCGAATATTGCCGATGTAAATGAATTCGAAAAAGAATCGATGGATGCTATCGGTTTGATACCTGAATTTATTCCACGTTACCGCAGTACTTATTTCTCGCATATTTTCTCGAGCGATGGTTATTCTGCTGGTTACTATGTTTACATTTGGGCAGCTGTTTTAGATACCGATGCTTTCGATGCGTTCAAACAAAGCGGCGATATTTTTAATCCTGAGTATGCAGCTAAATTCCGTACATTACTTGAAAAATGTGGATCGGACGATGGTATGACCATTTACCGCAATTTCCGCGGACAAGATCCATCGAAAGAACCATTATTACGTAAACGTGGTTTGTTATAA